In the Sulfobacillus thermosulfidooxidans DSM 9293 genome, GGAAAGACTTCTATCACCGTCCACCGACGGAAGCGCCAACTGGTAAAAGTGAAACACAGACACGAGGAATATCGTAATCGTCTCACGGACACTATTTAGGACATATAAACACATAAGGATCCACATTGTGGATCCTTATGTTATTTGATTTTTTGTTTCAGGAAAGGGAGATTTACTGTGTCGTACTCCCAAATCCCCCTTGGCGATCAGCATCTGATATGTCATTGTCTGTTACCCCAAACTTGACAAAAATACCTTGGGCAATGCGTTCACCGGCTTTGATGATCACTGGCTCAGGTCCTCGGTTTTCAATCGGTATGAAAATATGCCCTTCATTATCGGGATTATCGACATAATCCCGGTCAATGACCCCTACTTGATTAGCGAGCACACAGCGTTTCTTAACCGCCCACGAGCTACGAATTATGACGAGTAAAACCTCTCCAGGAGGCATGTACACTTTAAGGCCTGTTGGAACAAGATGGATTTCGCCAGGATTTAACGTAACCATTTCGGCAGAAGCTAAATCGTATCCCGCAGAATCTTTGGTATGCCGCTTGGGAAGTGAGATATTTCTGTTTTGATATTGCGTGATTACAGCAAAAGACCGTGTTGGCATGGGGAATCTCCTATCTGATGGCTTGATAGATTCCTCGTAAAAATATACCCAATGTCCTTTCGTCGTCAATTCGGATGCGATGTTTCAGCCCTTTCATCTCGACAACCAGTCCAGTGTGTCTATCTTCATAGGCATCATCATTTCGGTTGCGCTTTTCTCTATCATCTTTGCCCTGAACGGGATTTGGATTTCATCTAGTGATTTGGTATGATGAATCACAATGGTTTCAGAACTGGGGCTGCATTGCGCGAGCGTCGGTATGTCGTAAACGATAGCAACCATAGCAACTTGGGTGATCCAGGTCTTTCTTCTTGCCAGGAAATCCATCAATGAACCCAGCTTGTTCATTTAACGCATTTTGGACTTTGAAAGCCGGGACATGATCAGGTGACGAAAGACGCCAACCACGTCGTTTGAACACATAGCAAAGTCTCACAGAAGACGGTTTGCGAAAAAGACTTGCTTAGATGACTGGCGATAGGACAATCGTTCGTTGTTAGGTTTCATCATTCCATGCCGGTACCGGAATACAAGTTGCACCTCTTATGCCAGGTAAGTTGGATCTGAATGGTGCCGAGATTTGATGCGTCGGCGCAGTGCCATGTTTTTCTTAAAGAACTAGAAGGATAAGAGAAAAATGGGAGACGATTTATTATCAATTGGTCTTAGCACCAAGCCATAATTAGCGTATAATATCCCATTGGCGGTTAGTTGAAAGGGCTCTTTCGTGATGATGCAAATAGCATATTGAAGACTCGTGTGAGTATTGCAAAAAATCAACATCACGATTCTCGTAGAATTCCAAAACGAGTATACTACAGTCAGAAAGATGAATATTGGGAGAATTGTAAATCATTTAACAAGAGTACCGGACGAAGGGAGATTGACAAGGTATGGCGGATGAACAGACAGGCGTGTCTGAAACCGAAATCGCTGTGCACTGGCACGAAGAAGAATACTATTCTCCACCGGAAAGTTTTATTCAACAAGCGAACCTGAAGGATCCCGAGATACGAGAAAAATTTCGTATTGAAAATTTTCCCGATTATTTCGCAGAGTATGGGGAATTATTGCAATGGGATCGTAAATGGGATCAGGTGTTTGATGGCAGCAATCCCCCCTTTTGGAGGTGGTTTGTTGGTGGACGCCTAAATGCTTCAGTCAACTGTATTGACCGTCATTTGGCGTCCAATCGGAATAAGGCAGCCTTCTATTTTGTTCCTGAAAATCCGGACGAAATGAGGCAAGTGATTACATATCAAGACCTCTATGTCCGGGTCAATGAATTTGCAGCTCTGCTGCGGGACTTTGCCGGGGTCAAAAAAGGCGATCGGGTTACGATTCATATGCCGATGGTTGCTGAGTTGCCCATTGCCATGTTGGCATGTGCCAGGTTGGGAGCGATCCATTCGGTTGTTTTTGGAGGATTTAGTGGCCAAGCGTGCGCGGACCGAATTATCGATTCGGAGAGTCACATTCTTATAACGATGGATGGTTATTACCGGAGCGGAAAATGGCTAAATCATAAGGAAAAGGCCGATGTTGCTGTGGAGCGTGCCGAACAAGCGGGCCAACACGTGGACAAAGTGCTGATTTTTGAACGTCATCCCGGTCGTTATTCGAGTGATACTCCCCTGACAGAAGGGCGCGACTTTATTGTCAACGAACTCCTTTCGCAGTTTCGAGGAGCTCGTGTGGAACCGGAATCGATGAAGGCCGAAGATCCCTTGTTTCTCATGTATACCAGCGGTTCAACAGGAAAACCCAAAGGGGTTCAACATAGTACTGGTGGCTACCTCTCCTATGTGACGGCGACCAGCAAAAATATTTTAGATATTCATCCTGAAGACGTCTATTGGTGTATGGCTGATATCGGATGGATTACCGGACATTCCTACATTGTTTATGGACCGCTATCACTTGGGGCCTCATCGATCATCTATGAAGGTGTCCCGTCCTATCCCCACGCTAATCGACCCTTCGAAATTGCCGAAGAATTAGGCGTCAATATTTTCCATACATCTCCTACCGCGATCCGCGGATTACGAATGGCGAAAGACATCAATCCCCAAAAGTACAACTACCACTTTAAACTGATGGTGACAGTCGGAGAGCCGATCGAACCAGATGTTTGGCGCTGGTACTATCACGTCATTGGACGGGATGAAGCGGTTATTGTCGATACCTGGTGGCAGACCGAAACCGGTGGATTTTTATGTAGTACAGTGCCTGCGCTTGACAAAATGAAACCCGGAAGCGCTGGACCAGGAGTCCCGGGCATTCACCCTGTGATTTTTGATGATGAGGGTCATGAAATCCAGGCGGGATCGGGCCGTGGGGGAAATATTTGTATACGTAACCCTTGGCCTGGCACGTTACAAACCATCTGGAAAGATCCGGAACGTTTTGTGAGGACGTACTACGGGAAATACTGCAAGAACCCAGATAGTAAGGATTGGCGCGATTGGCCGTATATGGCCGGAGATGGAGCAATGCTAGCGTCGGATGGATACTTCCGGATTTTGGGACGCATCGATGATGTGATTAACGTAGCTGGCCACCGTTTAGGAACCAAAGAGTTGGAATCTGCGGTATTAAGGTTGGATGAGGTGGCGGAAGCGGCTGTCATTGCGGCTCAAGACGACCTAAAGGGCACAGTACCTGAATTGTATGTGTCTTTGCAACCCAATGTGGTCCCTTCTGACGAATTAAGTCAACGCATCGTCAATGCGATTGTTAGTGAAATCGGGCCCATTGCTCGTCCGCGGAAGGTATGGATTGTTCCTGATTTGCCGAAGACTCGTTCAGGAAAAATTATGCGGCGCATTTTGGCATCCATCTCGAACAATAAAGAGATTGGGGACGTAACCACTTTGGCGAATCCAGAAGTGGTGGATACCATTCACCAATTGGTGCGTTCTTAATTGACGGATCGATGAGATCCGAAAAACGCGAGAAGTCGCAAGACTTTTCGCGTTTCACCTCATCAGTAGTAATGTCTATTTACGATGAATGGGGGCTAGAAAGAAATGACGGGAAAATTAGCCAATCCTGGACCATTGGGTCTTGCGGGCTTCGCCTTTACAACGTGGATGTTGAGTATGATTAATGCAGGGTGGTTTGATGCACGCAGTTTAGGCATGGT is a window encoding:
- a CDS encoding dCTP deaminase domain-containing protein — protein: MPTRSFAVITQYQNRNISLPKRHTKDSAGYDLASAEMVTLNPGEIHLVPTGLKVYMPPGEVLLVIIRSSWAVKKRCVLANQVGVIDRDYVDNPDNEGHIFIPIENRGPEPVIIKAGERIAQGIFVKFGVTDNDISDADRQGGFGSTTQ
- the acs gene encoding acetate--CoA ligase, translated to MADEQTGVSETEIAVHWHEEEYYSPPESFIQQANLKDPEIREKFRIENFPDYFAEYGELLQWDRKWDQVFDGSNPPFWRWFVGGRLNASVNCIDRHLASNRNKAAFYFVPENPDEMRQVITYQDLYVRVNEFAALLRDFAGVKKGDRVTIHMPMVAELPIAMLACARLGAIHSVVFGGFSGQACADRIIDSESHILITMDGYYRSGKWLNHKEKADVAVERAEQAGQHVDKVLIFERHPGRYSSDTPLTEGRDFIVNELLSQFRGARVEPESMKAEDPLFLMYTSGSTGKPKGVQHSTGGYLSYVTATSKNILDIHPEDVYWCMADIGWITGHSYIVYGPLSLGASSIIYEGVPSYPHANRPFEIAEELGVNIFHTSPTAIRGLRMAKDINPQKYNYHFKLMVTVGEPIEPDVWRWYYHVIGRDEAVIVDTWWQTETGGFLCSTVPALDKMKPGSAGPGVPGIHPVIFDDEGHEIQAGSGRGGNICIRNPWPGTLQTIWKDPERFVRTYYGKYCKNPDSKDWRDWPYMAGDGAMLASDGYFRILGRIDDVINVAGHRLGTKELESAVLRLDEVAEAAVIAAQDDLKGTVPELYVSLQPNVVPSDELSQRIVNAIVSEIGPIARPRKVWIVPDLPKTRSGKIMRRILASISNNKEIGDVTTLANPEVVDTIHQLVRS